The Seriola aureovittata isolate HTS-2021-v1 ecotype China chromosome 2, ASM2101889v1, whole genome shotgun sequence genome has a segment encoding these proteins:
- the mtss1 gene encoding protein MTSS 1 isoform X2 codes for MDAGIEKECSALGGLFQLIMNDMKASYPTWEDFLTKGAKLQSQLRTTIVVTGAFLDAFQKVADMATGTRGATKEIGSALTRMCMRHRSIESKLKLFTTALSESLITPLESKMEEWKKVASQLDKDHAKEYKKARADIKKKSSDTIKLQKKVKKGKDEVRGQLDSALQDVNVRYAVLEDTEKRAVCRALIEERARYCSFVTMLKPVLDHEINMLGEVTHLQTILEDLMNLTAEPNKLPPASEQVISDLKGSDFSYTYQTPPASPSGTLSRKSSISSNYQSGSVRHVPSLDSISCAVDGVHIQRCSSPYLLIGCDESGRSLSEGNSPSRLGRQGSRGRYGYAAGHGHRPALSRRVSRRDMTTDAFGSTNQMAAGGGGGAENGLLVPPHNAYTHHGERARAMSASGKSCSARDQLALTLGALNSDAPRSSRDSLHCSSGYSTQTTTPSCSEDTIHTHIDYESISLHGDADSISLHHMSHGNSQSDFDKSSTIPRNSDLSLQYRKFAQSKRPSSTVSLLAEPELIGGSVRQLPSHTATIRRKPSSKPAYRRGTISGGVPIPICTPQVPLKALGGNGGSDENVFTVPPAGGVGGLGHSKLCTSTQSLSALPPSSSPYYQLVPGQMPIPVPVPTVPSLPPEGSNAKHQQQRQYQQQLQQHNQQLQIQQQQQQQQQYYQQQQQLQQQFQHQQSLPQQPQQLQHRPDQYQQQDQYQLLLNQQQKQKLFQQQQQQHQAQLPPPVAQGEPSWPGHGALYQPQAPPPSSQDQTAEQLTQEGGGGNMLTLIRGVKLKRTITDDRSAPLLPPPPNHK; via the exons gtgCCACGAAGGAGATCGGCTCGGCTTTAACCAGGATGTGTATGAGACACCGGAGCATCGAGTCCAAACTCAAGCTGTTCACCAC cgCTCTTTCAGAAAGTCTCATCACTCCGCTGGAGTCCAAGATGGAGGAGTGGAAAAAGGTGGCCAGTCAGCTGGACAAAGATCATGCCAAAG agtaTAAAAAAGCCAGAGCAGACATCAAGAAGAAATCATCAGACACCATCAAACTGCAGAAGAAGGTGAAGAAAG GGAAGGACGAGGTGCGTGGCCAGCTGGACAGCGCGCTGCAGGACGTCAACGTGCGTTACGCTGTCCTGGAGGACACCGAGAAGCGAGCCGTGTGCAGGGCGCTGATAGAGGAGAGAGCGCGTTACTGCAGCTTCGTCACCATGCTGAAGCCTGTACTG gacCATGAGATCAACATGCTGGGTGAGGTGACCCACCTGCAGACCATTCTGGAGGATCTGATGAACCTGACAGCTGAACCCAATAAACTCCCACCAGCCAGCGAGCAG GTGATTTCGGACCTGAAAGGTTCTGATTTCAGCTACACCTATCAGACACCTCCAGCTTCTCCAAGTGGCACTCTGTCCAGGAAGAGCAGCATcagcag TAACTATCAGTCTGGATCAGTGAGACATGTTCCCTCATTGGACTCCATCAGCTGTGCTGTGGATGGAGTACACatccag CGCTGCTCCTCCCCCTatctgctgattggctgtgatgAAAGTGGGCGGTCCCTCAGCGAAGGGAACTCCCCCTCTCGCCTCGGTCGTCAGGGCAGCCGTGGTCGCTATGGTTACGCCGCTGGCCACGGCCACCGCCCCGCGCTGAGCCGCCGCGTTAGCCGCAGGGATATGACCACC GATGCATTTGGCTCCACCAATCAGATGGCAGCCGGGGGCGGTGGAGGGGCGGAGAACGGCCTGTTGGTCCCTCCACACAACGCCTACACACACCATGGAGAGAGAGCTCGGGCCATGTCTGCGTCTGggaag TCTTGCTCGGCCCGGGACCAGCTGGCGTTGACTTTAGGTGCATTGAATTCGGACGCCCCGAGAAGCAGTAGGGACTCTCTGCACTGCTCCAGCGGCTACAGCACTCAGACCACCACCCCGTCCTGCTCTGAAgacaccatacacacacaca ttgACTACGAGTCCATCTCTCTCCACGGAGACGCAGACTCCATCTCCCTACATCACATGTCCCACGGAAACAGCCAGTCAGACTTTGACAAGTCTTCGACCATCCCGAGGAACTCCGACCTCAGTTTACAGTACAGGAAGTTTGCTCAGTCCAAACGCCCCTCCTCCACCGTCAGCCTATTGGCCGAGCCCGAGTTGATCGGCGGGTCTGTCCGCCAGCTGCCGTCCCACACGGCAACCATCAGACGCAAGCCGTCGTCCAAGCCGGCGTATCGCAGGGGAACAATCAGCGGGGGGGTTCCCATCCCCATCTGCACCCCCCAGGTCCCGCTTAAAGCCCTCGGAGGAAACGGTGGAAGTGATGAGAATGTTTTCACAGTGCCCCCTGCTGGAGGAGTAGGAGGTCTAGGTCACAGTAAACTCTGTACCTCCACGCAGAGCCTCAGCGCCttacccccctcctcctccccgtaCTACCAGCTGGTCCCAGGTCAGATGCCCATCCCAGTGCCTGTACCTACTGTACCCTCCCtgccaccagagggcagcaACGCCAAACATCAACAACAGAGACAGTACCAGCAGCAACTACAGCAGCACAACCAGCAACTCcagattcagcagcagcagcagcagcagcagcaatattatcagcagcagcagcaactacAGCAACAGTTTCAACATCAGCAGTCCCTGCCTCAGCAACCCCAGCAACTGCAACATCGACCAGACCAGTATCAGCAGCAGGACCAgtatcagctgctgctgaaccagcagcagaaacagaagctgttccagcagcagcagcagcagcaccaggcCCAGCTCCCGCCCCCCGTGGCCCAGGGAGAGCCCTCGTGGCCGGGCCACGGCGCTCTCTACCAGCCCCAGGCTCCTCCCCCCTCCAGCCAAGACCAGACGGCAGAGCAGCTGAcccaggagggaggaggaggtaacATGCTGACCCTCATCAGAGGAGTAAAGCTCAAAAGGACCATCACCGACGACCGCTCCGCCCCTCTCCTGCCCCCTCCACCCAATCACAAATGA
- the mtss1 gene encoding protein MTSS 1 isoform X1, whose amino-acid sequence MDAGIEKECSALGGLFQLIMNDMKASYPTWEDFLTKGAKLQSQLRTTIVVTGAFLDAFQKVADMATGTRGATKEIGSALTRMCMRHRSIESKLKLFTTALSESLITPLESKMEEWKKVASQLDKDHAKEYKKARADIKKKSSDTIKLQKKVKKGKDEVRGQLDSALQDVNVRYAVLEDTEKRAVCRALIEERARYCSFVTMLKPVLDHEINMLGEVTHLQTILEDLMNLTAEPNKLPPASEQVISDLKGSDFSYTYQTPPASPSGTLSRKSSISSNYQSGSVRHVPSLDSISCAVDGVHIQRCSSPYLLIGCDESGRSLSEGNSPSRLGRQGSRGRYGYAAGHGHRPALSRRVSRRDMTTDAFGSTNQMAAGGGGGAENGLLVPPHNAYTHHGERARAMSASGKSCSARDQLALTLGALNSDAPRSSRDSLHCSSGYSTQTTTPSCSEDTIHTHTVKRDPPLYVDYESISLHGDADSISLHHMSHGNSQSDFDKSSTIPRNSDLSLQYRKFAQSKRPSSTVSLLAEPELIGGSVRQLPSHTATIRRKPSSKPAYRRGTISGGVPIPICTPQVPLKALGGNGGSDENVFTVPPAGGVGGLGHSKLCTSTQSLSALPPSSSPYYQLVPGQMPIPVPVPTVPSLPPEGSNAKHQQQRQYQQQLQQHNQQLQIQQQQQQQQQYYQQQQQLQQQFQHQQSLPQQPQQLQHRPDQYQQQDQYQLLLNQQQKQKLFQQQQQQHQAQLPPPVAQGEPSWPGHGALYQPQAPPPSSQDQTAEQLTQEGGGGNMLTLIRGVKLKRTITDDRSAPLLPPPPNHK is encoded by the exons gtgCCACGAAGGAGATCGGCTCGGCTTTAACCAGGATGTGTATGAGACACCGGAGCATCGAGTCCAAACTCAAGCTGTTCACCAC cgCTCTTTCAGAAAGTCTCATCACTCCGCTGGAGTCCAAGATGGAGGAGTGGAAAAAGGTGGCCAGTCAGCTGGACAAAGATCATGCCAAAG agtaTAAAAAAGCCAGAGCAGACATCAAGAAGAAATCATCAGACACCATCAAACTGCAGAAGAAGGTGAAGAAAG GGAAGGACGAGGTGCGTGGCCAGCTGGACAGCGCGCTGCAGGACGTCAACGTGCGTTACGCTGTCCTGGAGGACACCGAGAAGCGAGCCGTGTGCAGGGCGCTGATAGAGGAGAGAGCGCGTTACTGCAGCTTCGTCACCATGCTGAAGCCTGTACTG gacCATGAGATCAACATGCTGGGTGAGGTGACCCACCTGCAGACCATTCTGGAGGATCTGATGAACCTGACAGCTGAACCCAATAAACTCCCACCAGCCAGCGAGCAG GTGATTTCGGACCTGAAAGGTTCTGATTTCAGCTACACCTATCAGACACCTCCAGCTTCTCCAAGTGGCACTCTGTCCAGGAAGAGCAGCATcagcag TAACTATCAGTCTGGATCAGTGAGACATGTTCCCTCATTGGACTCCATCAGCTGTGCTGTGGATGGAGTACACatccag CGCTGCTCCTCCCCCTatctgctgattggctgtgatgAAAGTGGGCGGTCCCTCAGCGAAGGGAACTCCCCCTCTCGCCTCGGTCGTCAGGGCAGCCGTGGTCGCTATGGTTACGCCGCTGGCCACGGCCACCGCCCCGCGCTGAGCCGCCGCGTTAGCCGCAGGGATATGACCACC GATGCATTTGGCTCCACCAATCAGATGGCAGCCGGGGGCGGTGGAGGGGCGGAGAACGGCCTGTTGGTCCCTCCACACAACGCCTACACACACCATGGAGAGAGAGCTCGGGCCATGTCTGCGTCTGggaag TCTTGCTCGGCCCGGGACCAGCTGGCGTTGACTTTAGGTGCATTGAATTCGGACGCCCCGAGAAGCAGTAGGGACTCTCTGCACTGCTCCAGCGGCTACAGCACTCAGACCACCACCCCGTCCTGCTCTGAAgacaccatacacacacaca CTGTAAAGAGAGACCCTCCCCTCTATG ttgACTACGAGTCCATCTCTCTCCACGGAGACGCAGACTCCATCTCCCTACATCACATGTCCCACGGAAACAGCCAGTCAGACTTTGACAAGTCTTCGACCATCCCGAGGAACTCCGACCTCAGTTTACAGTACAGGAAGTTTGCTCAGTCCAAACGCCCCTCCTCCACCGTCAGCCTATTGGCCGAGCCCGAGTTGATCGGCGGGTCTGTCCGCCAGCTGCCGTCCCACACGGCAACCATCAGACGCAAGCCGTCGTCCAAGCCGGCGTATCGCAGGGGAACAATCAGCGGGGGGGTTCCCATCCCCATCTGCACCCCCCAGGTCCCGCTTAAAGCCCTCGGAGGAAACGGTGGAAGTGATGAGAATGTTTTCACAGTGCCCCCTGCTGGAGGAGTAGGAGGTCTAGGTCACAGTAAACTCTGTACCTCCACGCAGAGCCTCAGCGCCttacccccctcctcctccccgtaCTACCAGCTGGTCCCAGGTCAGATGCCCATCCCAGTGCCTGTACCTACTGTACCCTCCCtgccaccagagggcagcaACGCCAAACATCAACAACAGAGACAGTACCAGCAGCAACTACAGCAGCACAACCAGCAACTCcagattcagcagcagcagcagcagcagcagcaatattatcagcagcagcagcaactacAGCAACAGTTTCAACATCAGCAGTCCCTGCCTCAGCAACCCCAGCAACTGCAACATCGACCAGACCAGTATCAGCAGCAGGACCAgtatcagctgctgctgaaccagcagcagaaacagaagctgttccagcagcagcagcagcagcaccaggcCCAGCTCCCGCCCCCCGTGGCCCAGGGAGAGCCCTCGTGGCCGGGCCACGGCGCTCTCTACCAGCCCCAGGCTCCTCCCCCCTCCAGCCAAGACCAGACGGCAGAGCAGCTGAcccaggagggaggaggaggtaacATGCTGACCCTCATCAGAGGAGTAAAGCTCAAAAGGACCATCACCGACGACCGCTCCGCCCCTCTCCTGCCCCCTCCACCCAATCACAAATGA
- the mtss1 gene encoding protein MTSS 1 isoform X3 has product MDAGIEKECSALGGLFQLIMNDMKASYPTWEDFLTKGAKLQSQLRTTIVVTGAFLDAFQKVADMATGTRGATKEIGSALTRMCMRHRSIESKLKLFTTALSESLITPLESKMEEWKKVASQLDKDHAKEYKKARADIKKKSSDTIKLQKKVKKGKDEVRGQLDSALQDVNVRYAVLEDTEKRAVCRALIEERARYCSFVTMLKPVLDHEINMLGEVTHLQTILEDLMNLTAEPNKLPPASEQVISDLKGSDFSYTYQTPPASPSGTLSRKSSISSNYQSGSVRHVPSLDSISCAVDGVHIQDAFGSTNQMAAGGGGGAENGLLVPPHNAYTHHGERARAMSASGKSCSARDQLALTLGALNSDAPRSSRDSLHCSSGYSTQTTTPSCSEDTIHTHTVKRDPPLYVDYESISLHGDADSISLHHMSHGNSQSDFDKSSTIPRNSDLSLQYRKFAQSKRPSSTVSLLAEPELIGGSVRQLPSHTATIRRKPSSKPAYRRGTISGGVPIPICTPQVPLKALGGNGGSDENVFTVPPAGGVGGLGHSKLCTSTQSLSALPPSSSPYYQLVPGQMPIPVPVPTVPSLPPEGSNAKHQQQRQYQQQLQQHNQQLQIQQQQQQQQQYYQQQQQLQQQFQHQQSLPQQPQQLQHRPDQYQQQDQYQLLLNQQQKQKLFQQQQQQHQAQLPPPVAQGEPSWPGHGALYQPQAPPPSSQDQTAEQLTQEGGGGNMLTLIRGVKLKRTITDDRSAPLLPPPPNHK; this is encoded by the exons gtgCCACGAAGGAGATCGGCTCGGCTTTAACCAGGATGTGTATGAGACACCGGAGCATCGAGTCCAAACTCAAGCTGTTCACCAC cgCTCTTTCAGAAAGTCTCATCACTCCGCTGGAGTCCAAGATGGAGGAGTGGAAAAAGGTGGCCAGTCAGCTGGACAAAGATCATGCCAAAG agtaTAAAAAAGCCAGAGCAGACATCAAGAAGAAATCATCAGACACCATCAAACTGCAGAAGAAGGTGAAGAAAG GGAAGGACGAGGTGCGTGGCCAGCTGGACAGCGCGCTGCAGGACGTCAACGTGCGTTACGCTGTCCTGGAGGACACCGAGAAGCGAGCCGTGTGCAGGGCGCTGATAGAGGAGAGAGCGCGTTACTGCAGCTTCGTCACCATGCTGAAGCCTGTACTG gacCATGAGATCAACATGCTGGGTGAGGTGACCCACCTGCAGACCATTCTGGAGGATCTGATGAACCTGACAGCTGAACCCAATAAACTCCCACCAGCCAGCGAGCAG GTGATTTCGGACCTGAAAGGTTCTGATTTCAGCTACACCTATCAGACACCTCCAGCTTCTCCAAGTGGCACTCTGTCCAGGAAGAGCAGCATcagcag TAACTATCAGTCTGGATCAGTGAGACATGTTCCCTCATTGGACTCCATCAGCTGTGCTGTGGATGGAGTACACatccag GATGCATTTGGCTCCACCAATCAGATGGCAGCCGGGGGCGGTGGAGGGGCGGAGAACGGCCTGTTGGTCCCTCCACACAACGCCTACACACACCATGGAGAGAGAGCTCGGGCCATGTCTGCGTCTGggaag TCTTGCTCGGCCCGGGACCAGCTGGCGTTGACTTTAGGTGCATTGAATTCGGACGCCCCGAGAAGCAGTAGGGACTCTCTGCACTGCTCCAGCGGCTACAGCACTCAGACCACCACCCCGTCCTGCTCTGAAgacaccatacacacacaca CTGTAAAGAGAGACCCTCCCCTCTATG ttgACTACGAGTCCATCTCTCTCCACGGAGACGCAGACTCCATCTCCCTACATCACATGTCCCACGGAAACAGCCAGTCAGACTTTGACAAGTCTTCGACCATCCCGAGGAACTCCGACCTCAGTTTACAGTACAGGAAGTTTGCTCAGTCCAAACGCCCCTCCTCCACCGTCAGCCTATTGGCCGAGCCCGAGTTGATCGGCGGGTCTGTCCGCCAGCTGCCGTCCCACACGGCAACCATCAGACGCAAGCCGTCGTCCAAGCCGGCGTATCGCAGGGGAACAATCAGCGGGGGGGTTCCCATCCCCATCTGCACCCCCCAGGTCCCGCTTAAAGCCCTCGGAGGAAACGGTGGAAGTGATGAGAATGTTTTCACAGTGCCCCCTGCTGGAGGAGTAGGAGGTCTAGGTCACAGTAAACTCTGTACCTCCACGCAGAGCCTCAGCGCCttacccccctcctcctccccgtaCTACCAGCTGGTCCCAGGTCAGATGCCCATCCCAGTGCCTGTACCTACTGTACCCTCCCtgccaccagagggcagcaACGCCAAACATCAACAACAGAGACAGTACCAGCAGCAACTACAGCAGCACAACCAGCAACTCcagattcagcagcagcagcagcagcagcagcaatattatcagcagcagcagcaactacAGCAACAGTTTCAACATCAGCAGTCCCTGCCTCAGCAACCCCAGCAACTGCAACATCGACCAGACCAGTATCAGCAGCAGGACCAgtatcagctgctgctgaaccagcagcagaaacagaagctgttccagcagcagcagcagcagcaccaggcCCAGCTCCCGCCCCCCGTGGCCCAGGGAGAGCCCTCGTGGCCGGGCCACGGCGCTCTCTACCAGCCCCAGGCTCCTCCCCCCTCCAGCCAAGACCAGACGGCAGAGCAGCTGAcccaggagggaggaggaggtaacATGCTGACCCTCATCAGAGGAGTAAAGCTCAAAAGGACCATCACCGACGACCGCTCCGCCCCTCTCCTGCCCCCTCCACCCAATCACAAATGA